The Bacillota bacterium DNA segment TCCTTAGTTCCGAGTTCTACCATTCCAGGCGTGATGAGTATTCGTTTTTTGTCTTTAAACCTAGATAATACATTCAATGCCTCTGACGCACCGGATGGATTAGAGTTAAAAGCATCGTCTATTACCGTGTAAGCTGCAGAATGTTTGAGCTCTAGTCTGTGTGTCACAGGGACAAGTTTTGATACGGCAAATGCAACGCTCTCCGGTTCAATGCCAAGAGTCAGGGCAATTGAAGCTGCCCCTGTGATATTAACTACGTTGTTCTCACCGAGAAGCTTTGTTTTAAGCGAAAGTTCAAGGCCGCTACTTGATTTTAGGGTGAATGTAAGTCCTTCTTTGACATATTCTATGTTTTCGGCCCAAAATGAAAGGGTGTTATTCTCAATGCCGTAAGAGATCACTTTTTTTGATACTGATTTATTTTTTATTATATCGTTTGAATAGTTAAGAAATGCGACGCCGCTGTCCGGAAGGGCGTCCACAAGCTCAAATTTAGCCGCGGCGGTGTTTTCGATTGTTTTAAAGCTCTCGAGGTGAGCGGGCCCAATAGAGGTTATTAGCCCGTATGTCGGGTGGACGATATCACATATCTCTTTTATATCGCCCCGCTTTTTTGCGCCCATTTCTGCAATAAAGATGTTATGTGATGGTTTTAACTGTTCGCGGATCGTACGGACTACGCCCATTGTTGTATTATAGCTTTCAGGAGTCATTAGTACGTTAAATTTTTCGGATAAAATCCGATGTAATATATATTTATTGCTTGTTTTACCGTAACTTCCCGTTATACCTATCACCGTAAGGCTGCTTTGACCGGAAATTATCCTTTTTGCATCGCTCACATACCATGCTGAAACTGCGTTTTCAATTGGAGTATTAACGAAATTTACAAATGGCACAAAAATAAAAGGGATATTAAGTAATAAAGATATGACTATAAACAGAGTGAACATGTTTGAATCAATGGAATTGACACAATCATAAGGGTAAAGGATATTAACTAGGGTGATCAATATGATGCAAATAATTGCTGACGTAATGTATAAACGTTTAACACGGGCTGTAATTACGAACTTTTTCTTTTGTGGGGTGTTTTTAAAAGTCAGCAGCCATATAATTGACGTCAATACAAATACACCTGCAAATAGGTAAATTTGACCGATAAGTATAAAAAAACATGAAGCTAAGGGGAGAATGCCCCATATACGCAGTTCTTTTGAAAAGTTTTCACTGAGCCATTTAAAGTAACGACTGTTTTTATATGAATTCAGCTGGAGCATATGAAAATATTTTTTTAATGACATTATCATACATACAGAGAAAATGACTGCAGATAAATTGTATAAAAAAAGATACATGAAAATCCTCACTCTTTTATTTTGTCGGGGGATAAAAAGTTTTCGACCACAGTGTTAAATATATAAGGCTGTTCAAGATAGGAAAAATGCCCCGCGCCTTTTAAGACAACAAGCCCGCTGTTTGATATAGCCGACTCCATGATTTTAGCATCCCGAATGGGAGTTGCGGTGTCGCATTCGCCCCAAATTAGGAGTGTCGGAGTTTTTATTTTCGGAAGAATAGGCGTCAGATCTTCTGAAAGCAGTTTCACCATAGTCTTACGCATTAACGGAGAAGCGTTTTTATAATCTTCAGAACCAAAGTGAACGCGCGCTTTTTCCAAAAGCTTTTCTGTTTTGGATTTCCATAATGGAACGGTGAGCACTGATTTTGTAAATTTAAAAGCTGTGCTTCTAACAGACTTTTTTGCGCTGGGCGGAGCCTTTATTCCGGCGGAATCAACTAGAATTATTTTTCTTGGCTTGATGTCATAATTTGCAGTAAGGTACAATATAATACGTCCGCCGTTAGAATGACCTATTAGGATAGGGGTTTTGATGTCCAAGGCATCTAAAAATCCTGATACAGTATCAGCATAATCCTTAACGGAAAATGGGAAGGATGGTTCTGCCGTTAAACCAAAACCGGGAAGATCAGGCGCAATGACATGAAAGTCAGCTTTTAGAAG contains these protein-coding regions:
- the murF gene encoding UDP-N-acetylmuramoyl-tripeptide--D-alanyl-D-alanine ligase produces the protein MPFVNFVNTPIENAVSAWYVSDAKRIISGQSSLTVIGITGSYGKTSNKYILHRILSEKFNVLMTPESYNTTMGVVRTIREQLKPSHNIFIAEMGAKKRGDIKEICDIVHPTYGLITSIGPAHLESFKTIENTAAAKFELVDALPDSGVAFLNYSNDIIKNKSVSKKVISYGIENNTLSFWAENIEYVKEGLTFTLKSSSGLELSLKTKLLGENNVVNITGAASIALTLGIEPESVAFAVSKLVPVTHRLELKHSAAYTVIDDAFNSNPSGASEALNVLSRFKDKKRILITPGMVELGTKEYELNKEFGKHAADCCDIVIPVGIKRSIPIVEGLREGGFDEEHIHVVKNLNEALEKLKHIADADSIVLFENDLPDNYEEN
- a CDS encoding alpha/beta hydrolase, with protein sequence MYINCNGIKINYITEGQGRDVVILHGWGASIATVMPIVNLLKADFHVIAPDLPGFGLTAEPSFPFSVKDYADTVSGFLDALDIKTPILIGHSNGGRIILYLTANYDIKPRKIILVDSAGIKAPPSAKKSVRSTAFKFTKSVLTVPLWKSKTEKLLEKARVHFGSEDYKNASPLMRKTMVKLLSEDLTPILPKIKTPTLLIWGECDTATPIRDAKIMESAISNSGLVVLKGAGHFSYLEQPYIFNTVVENFLSPDKIKE